Part of the Halomarina litorea genome is shown below.
ACGAGTTCTGGACCATCTCGGGCAAGGAGAACGTCTCCGAACGCGGCTCCGACCTCGTCGAGAGCGCCCAGCACGAGGTGTTCGTCATGCTCTCCGAGAACGACGCGGTCACCGACCTCTCGCTCGGGTGGATCCGTCAGGCGCTCGACCAGGGCGTCACGACGTTCGTCGACGCCGTCTCCGAGGCCCAGCGAGAGGACGTCGAGGCGCGAACGCCGGGCGCGCAGGTGTTCGTCTCGGGGCGTGGCTCCGACGACGAGGTGAGCGTCGGCCGCACCCTGCTGGTCGACGGGCAGTCCGTCCTCCTCAGCACCGTCGGCGAACCCCTCCCGACCGTTCAGGAGGAGACGGCCGTCGTCAGCGAGGGGTCGGTCGGCTCCCGCATCGCCAGTCTCGTCGAGGAGGTGTCCCGCTCCCGGCGCGACTCCGGTCCGAGCGTCGAACAGCCCACCCCGCAGTTCGAGACGGCCGACGCCGCCGAGGGCGGCGACGACTGAGCCTCACAGTTCCCGAAGGTCGAAGCGCTCGTTCTCCCCGGTCCACGTTTCCGTGTCGTTCGCCTCGCGCGTGTCGAAGGGCGCCTTCACGCCGATAACGGGCGACGGGGCGGGCCACTTGCGAGTGTAAGCCGACGACCCCTCCCCCTACTCGCCGTAGCGGTCGGCCGCCGACTCGAAGCCCAGTTCCTCGCCCTCGCGCGAGCGCCGTTCCTCCCGGGCGGCGATGGCCTCGGGGTCGGGTGCGGCGTCGTCGTCGACGCGCGCCCACGAGTCGTGGACCTTCGCGTGACACCACCGACAGAGGTAGACGGTTATCTCGTGGGTCAGTCTCTCGCCCTCGCTCACCCGATAGGAGAGGTGGTGCTCTTCGAGGAGGGGTCGCTCCCCCGAGTGGCCCATTCTGACCTCCTCCAGCCCACAGCGGACGCACTCCCGCGAGCGGTTGCGACACCGGAAGTGGGGGCAGTCCGCCCACTCCCAGTCTGGTCCAGACCGGGACACAACCGGGCAGGCGTAGTCGCGGTCCCGGAGGGAGCGGGCGAACCGCGAGTCGGGGTCGGCGCGCTCAATCGCGTACCGGCACCGTCCGTCGTCGGTGACGTGGTCACACCGCTCGACGTAGTCGTAGGGGTCGTCCACGCCGACGGACGTCCCCTCCGGCGTCTTCTCCATACGGGCGGGTCGGGCCTGTCGGAGTTGAACCTTCGTGCTTGCTCGCGTCGGGACGGGTACAGGCGTACCCGAACCGCTTTTTCCGGCCCGTCGGGAGCCTCGTCCATGCGCGTCGTCCACGAGTCGGGGCGGGTGCTCGCCACGAACGTCGACACCGCCGACAGCCTCCTCTCGCAGGGTCTCGGCCTCATGTTCCGTCGGTCCATCCCCGACGACTACGCGCTGGTCTTCCGCTTCGGGAGCCAGAAGCGCCGGTCGCTGCACATGCTCTGTGTCCCCTTCGACATCGACGCCGTCTGGCTCTGTGACGGCGTCGTCCAGCGGGTGACGACCATGCGGGCGTGGACGGGCCACGGCGCCGGCGTGGGCGACACCGTCGTCGAACTCCCGGCGGGCGCACTCGACGGCGTCGAGGCGGGCGACCGGGTGACCGTCGAGGGGTGACGGGGCCTCGGGCGGTCAATACTGCCGCGACCCGCCGCGTATATCCCTCCGCCGTCCCTGCGTTCGGGTACCATGGCAGACAACATGGAGGATAGGTCAAGTCGCCGCGAGGCGGCTGGCCGGGAAATTCGACGGTTCTAGCCACTCCACTACTCGACCCAGCGACGCCCCCTCACCGTTCGCCGCACTGCTCGGCGACCGAGCGTCGCGCGCCGCTTCTGACGCACCGTTCCCCGACGCCTCGCCCCCCGACGTGCAGTTCCTCGACACGACGCTCCGCGACGGCGAGCAAGCGCCGGGTGTCTCGCTCTCGCCCGAGGAGAAGGCGGACGTCGCCCGACTGCTCGACCGGGCGGGCGTCGCCTACGTCGAGGCAGGGAGCGCCTGTACGGGTCCCGGCGAGCGCGAGACCATCTCGCGGGTCACCGACCTGGACCTCGACGCGACGGTGACGAGTTTCTGTCGCGGCGTCCGGAACGACGTGGACCTCGCCCTCGACTGCGGCGTCGACGGCGTCAACCTCGTCGTCCCGGCGAGCGACCGCCACGTCGAGACGAAGGTGGGCACCACCCGCGAAGACGTCGTCGCGGACACGGTCGAACTCGTCGAGTACGCCCGCGACCACGGCCTCTGGGTGGAGGTGCTCGGCGAGGACGGCTCGCGGGCCGACGTGGACTTCCTCGAACGCCTGATGGGCGCGGCACTCGACGCCGGCGCCGACCGGGTGTGCTACTGCGACACCGTCGGGCACGCGACGCCCGACCACACCTACGAGGTGGTTTCGCGACTCGCGGACCTCGGCCCGACGAGCACCCACACGCACGACGACCTCGGCCTCGCCGTCACGAACGCCCTCGTCAGCGTCGCGGCGGGTGCGGACCTCGTCCACGCCACCGTCAACGGCATCGGCGAGCGTGCGGGCAACGTCGCTCTGGAGGAGGTCGCCATCGCCCTCCAGCACGGCTACGGCGTCGAGACGGTCGACTCGACCCAACTGTACGCGCTCGCCCGACGCGTCGCCGAGGCGACGGGCGTCCCCCTCGCGCCGAACAAGGCCGTCGTGGGCGAGAACGCCTTCGCCCACGAGTCGGGCATCCACACCGACGGCACGCTGAAGGACGACCGGATGTACGAACCCTACCCGCCCGAGACGGTGGGCCGGGACCGCAGGCTCGTCCTCGGGAAGCACGCGGGCCGGGCGGGCGTCGAGGCGGCCCTCGCCGAACACGGCCTGCACCTCACCGACGAGGCACTCGGGACGGTCGTCGAGCGCGTGAAGGAACTGGGCGACCGGGGGAAACGCGTCACCGACACCGACCTGCTCGCAATCGCCGAGGACGTGCGCGGACAGGGCCGCGAGCGCCGCCTCCGACTGCTCGACCTGACGGCGACGAGCGGGAACGCCACGCCCACCGCGAGCGTCCGACTGGCACTCGACGGCGGGGTGCGCGTCGCCTCCGGCACCGGGAGCGGCCCGGTCGACGCCGCGATGCAGGCGGTGCGGGCCGCGCTGGGCGACGTGGCCGCCGTCACGCTCGATTCGTACCACGTCGACGCCGTCACGGGCGGGACGGACGCCGTCGTCTCCGTCGAGGTGGAACTCTCGCGCGGCGACAGCGCGGTGAGCGCGACGGCCAGCGACGCCGACATCACGCGGGCGAGCGTCGTCGC
Proteins encoded:
- a CDS encoding 2-isopropylmalate synthase, which encodes MQFLDTTLRDGEQAPGVSLSPEEKADVARLLDRAGVAYVEAGSACTGPGERETISRVTDLDLDATVTSFCRGVRNDVDLALDCGVDGVNLVVPASDRHVETKVGTTREDVVADTVELVEYARDHGLWVEVLGEDGSRADVDFLERLMGAALDAGADRVCYCDTVGHATPDHTYEVVSRLADLGPTSTHTHDDLGLAVTNALVSVAAGADLVHATVNGIGERAGNVALEEVAIALQHGYGVETVDSTQLYALARRVAEATGVPLAPNKAVVGENAFAHESGIHTDGTLKDDRMYEPYPPETVGRDRRLVLGKHAGRAGVEAALAEHGLHLTDEALGTVVERVKELGDRGKRVTDTDLLAIAEDVRGQGRERRLRLLDLTATSGNATPTASVRLALDGGVRVASGTGSGPVDAAMQAVRAALGDVAAVTLDSYHVDAVTGGTDAVVSVEVELSRGDSAVSATASDADITRASVVAIVDAVDRLLVTGRPAASAD
- a CDS encoding DUF7097 family protein, with the protein product MEKTPEGTSVGVDDPYDYVERCDHVTDDGRCRYAIERADPDSRFARSLRDRDYACPVVSRSGPDWEWADCPHFRCRNRSRECVRCGLEEVRMGHSGERPLLEEHHLSYRVSEGERLTHEITVYLCRWCHAKVHDSWARVDDDAAPDPEAIAAREERRSREGEELGFESAADRYGE
- a CDS encoding DUF192 domain-containing protein, translated to MRVVHESGRVLATNVDTADSLLSQGLGLMFRRSIPDDYALVFRFGSQKRRSLHMLCVPFDIDAVWLCDGVVQRVTTMRAWTGHGAGVGDTVVELPAGALDGVEAGDRVTVEG
- a CDS encoding TrmB family transcriptional regulator gives rise to the protein MPTNEHRTRAVDSLESLGLREYEAKCFVALAQLSEGTAKEISKVAGVPRSRVYDSLEKLRDRGLVDVRESNPRRYRGVPVDTAIQTLKNEFDDHLDTASDNLSKIQVSPQQGDNEFWTISGKENVSERGSDLVESAQHEVFVMLSENDAVTDLSLGWIRQALDQGVTTFVDAVSEAQREDVEARTPGAQVFVSGRGSDDEVSVGRTLLVDGQSVLLSTVGEPLPTVQEETAVVSEGSVGSRIASLVEEVSRSRRDSGPSVEQPTPQFETADAAEGGDD